TAAAATCAAAGATTTTACAGGTTTTATTGATGATTCTGATTTTCATTTTAACGGACTTGCACACAACTATGGTTTTTGGTTGCAAAAAGAATTGAATGGGGATGTGGATTTAGATATTACTTTAACTTCTGATTTGTTGCGTTTGGAAGACATTTTCTCTTATCAAGGTGAAAATTATGTTCCTGAAGAATATAGGCATGAAGAATTTGAAAAATTAGCATTACATGTAAATTCTAGTATGCATTATAAAGCATCTAAATTGCATTCCATAGATTTAGAATTGGACAAGCTAAATACCAAAATGCATGTACATCCATTACGATTTGAACGCTTTACAGGTGATTTCCATTATGAAGATGATCATCTTGTAGTGAAAGATTTTATAGGCAAAATTGGAAGAACTTCTTTTAATATTGGCTTAAACTATTATTTAGGAGATAATGAAGAAATTAGAAAAAGAGACAATTACCTTAGTTTCAAGGCAAATTATGTTGACTATGACCAGCTATTTCCTCCTGATGAAACATCAGAAAAAGCGACCATAACTATAAAGTCAAAAACAGCAGATGTTGCAGCACATGCAGATGCTTTTAATTTGTATGAACTACCATTTACAGATATGAAATTTGATGTTGATGTAGATTATTTTATGTATCAAAGAATTCATTTAGAAGATATAAAAGCAAGTTTGCGTACAACTCAAAATCATTACATTTATGTAGATACTTTACATATGAATGCCGCTGGTGGAAATTTAAAAATGTCTGGTTACTTTAACGGTAGCAATCCGAAGAAAATTTATATGAAACCCAATATAGAAGCTACTAATATTGATATGGATAAGTTCTTATTCAAGTTTGAAAATTTCGGACAAGATCATTTGGTTTCAGACAATTTAAAAGGACATGTTTCTACTACAATAGATGGAAAAATTAGAGTATATCCTGATTTAGTACCAGATTTAGATCAATCTGAAGTTCATATGGATGTAAAGGTTCTTAACGGTAAATTATTGAATTATGAACCTATGAAAATGTTATCGAGTTACATGGGAGACAAAAATTTAAATAAGATCAAATTTGATACGATTCAAAATCATATTGATATAAAAAACGGTCGTATAACTATTCCCAATATGACGATTGAATCCACATTAGGACACATGGAATTGTCTGGAACACAAGATTTGAATAATAATATTGAATATTACATAAGAATTCCATGGAAAACCGTTAAAAAAGCTGTTTGGTATAAACTATTTAAGAACAAAAAAAATAGTGGAACTAAAGAAGAAGAGGATGAAATTGTAGAAGTTGATCCTAATAAAAAAGTAAAATACTTAAACTTAAAATTACACGGTACAGTGGATGATTTTAAAGTTTCTATGAAGAAGAAGCCTAAAAAGAAGTAAGTCACAAATATTTAAAATATACAATATTCGCTGTTTTATTCTTATTTTATAACATTGCTCTATAATGTTCTACGTTATGTACACTTTGCTTTGGTAAAACGCGAAGTTTTTACCTTAATAATTATTTCATTTTTCTATTCAAATTTTCTTTATAAATGTAATGGAATACGCTTTACCCGAAACGACGATAGGAGCGAAGTAGCAGTGTTTATGAACATGGTATTTATTTTTTGATTAATTACGAATTCTCGTAAAAAATAAATATAGAAATCCTTACATTTATAGCTAAAATTTAATGAAAGTAAAGCAATTAAATATATTAAAAGCTCATCACGGGGATTGTTGTATAATTGAATTGAATAATACAAATGGAGAACCATACATTATTCTTATTGATGGAGGGCCGAGAGAAAATTTTAGAACATCACTGGTCCATGATTTAGATAAATATAAAAAAATAGATTTAATAATTCTTACACATATTGATCATGATCATATAGGTGGTTTACTAGAGTATCTTGGTAGCTCTATTGCTGATAAGCATGAATTTGATAAAATAATAATAAACGCACCTAATTTATTAACAGTTAATAATGAAGGAACTCAAATAAGTATGAATGAAGGTCTCAAATTTGAAAAAGTATTAAAAGAAAAACGACCAGAAATAAAAGTTATAGGAAACGTTACTACAGAAACTATTTTAGATAAATTTCTTCCCGAAGGTATTAATATTAAGATATTATCCCCAAACAATATTGCTTTGAAAGAACTATATTTAAATTGGCCTAAAAAGGAAGAAAGTAATACTCAAATTTCAATAGAAGAAATTATAAAAGCAAGAGAATTTGATGTTAGTTTTCATGAATTAGCATCAAAAAAGGATAAAGAAAAATCTATTAAAACTGATTTTGTTAACGCATCATCAATAGCCTTTTCTATTAGAGTAAACAATTTTCATGGTTTATTTATGGGAGATGCCCATTCATCCATTATTACAGAGAGTTTAACTAAATTTTATCCTGATGATGTACCTGTAGTTTTTGACTATATTAAATTATCTCATCACGGAAGTAAATATAATATTTCTAATGCTTTTTTAGATCAAATAATATGCTTCAATTATATCATTTCAACAAATGGAGGAGCTGGACGGTCAAAGCATCCCGATAGAGAAACAATAGCAAAGGTTATTTGCCATAAAAACATGAAAGAAGAAAAAGTTAAATTTTATTTTAATTATCCAATTAAAACAATTGAAGAAAAAACAGGAAAGTTATTTAAAGACGATGAAATTAAATTATTTGAATATTCCGAACAAAATCAAATTATTATATGAGTTTTGAGTTTTTAAAAAATATTACTGTTAGAATATCAGTAGATGATGGGAAGACCAAAACTGTAGGTAGTGGAATAATTACCCGCAATAAAGAGAATGTTTATTACGTAATAACAGCAGAACATTGTATTTACGGAAAGAAAGATGCAAGGCTTTCTAACATTGGAATTTCTAATATTAAAATAGAGTATAAAAAACAAAATGGAGATTATTTAAAAGAATTGAAAATTTCTGAAGTAGTTTATTCTAAAGATGGAGAAGAAGATATTAGTGTATTATCCGTCGAAATAGATGATATTGATTTAGATAGCATAGTTTATTCTAGTATTTTAAATGAATCTGATTGCTCAAAATTAGCTTTTAGAGGTTATCCTAAATGGCTGTCTGAAAAAAATCAAGCTAAAACCTTTCATTGCCAAATTGAAGAGAATGATAATGATTCATTTTATATAAAGTCAGATGAGATTAAAGACATCACATTTAGTAAAGCTATAGATCAAACGTCAAGTGGTTTATCAGGAAGTGGTGTGTTTGATGTAAAAAACGGCAAAATATTCCTTATTGGAATTATTACCGACTTGAGAGATTCAACAGGAATCTTCGGGCATTTAAAATGTTCTAAACTTGATAATGTTTTTAATTCGCTTGATTATGAAGTATATCCTCTTTCTAATAGTGCGCAACAATTATTTTTTCAAAGCGAAAAAATAGATTTAGAAAATATTTCTTTAAAAATAGCTTCTTTAAAAGAAGCTAATAATGATAGGTTTGATAATTTACACAGAAAATGTGAAGTTCTCTATGGTATTAGCGATGTAGATGAAATGGTAGATGAAATATTAACCGAATTTTTCAAAGCTGAGATAGAATTAAGCAAAATTGGAAAATTGAATGGATTTATTCAAAATGAATTTGACGAAGTACAAATAACACTTTCAAAAAGGGTAAACAGAACATTTCGTAATCGCCAAGTTCAAACTATAAATGAAGCTCAAAAAATATATAATGATATTAGAGATTTATTTTTTACACTAATGGCTTCTGAAAATAAATCTGAAATTTCGACTTCTAAAATTGAATTACTAGGAGATATAGCCGTTAATGAATTACTATTAAATTGTGATCTTAATTTTGTTAAAATATGATTGAAATAATATCAAATCCAAAAAGCGTTTATGTTCCAATACATTTACAACCTGTTTACAGGGTTTCACAAATTCTATTAATTCTTAATTATAATACAGGCTCATCTAAATCTGCTACAATTTCTCTTTTACAAACAATAGCATGGGCAATGCGTGATGAAGGAAATTTAAAAATACTTATGGATTATAAAGAAGAAAAACGACATAGTCTTGTTCCTTGGTGTTTTGAACCAGCACTTGATAGGGCATTAATACTTGCTTTAGTAAATCAGTATTGTGAAAGATTGATTGGTGGAAAAATAAGACTAACAAAAAAAGGTAAGAAATTAGTAGAATTAGTAATAAAAGATAACCTCTTTAAAACTCAGATAACTTCTTTGAAAGAAATAGGAGATGTATCTAAAATATTAACTGAAAAACAAACTTGGCAAGTAAGATAATGATACAAATAAATAGATTAAAATTAGATATTCAAGGTTATTCTCCTTCAAATACCGCTTTAAAAAAAAGATATGGTTTTGATATTCCTTTTAAGAAAGGTTTAAATGTTATTAAAGGAGAGAACACATCAGGAAAATCAACTATTATTTCTTGCTTATTTTATTCTTTATGTTTGGAAGAGCTTAAAGGAGCTAAAAATATAAGAGCCTTAGATAATTCTGTAAAAAAAGAATTTTCAATAAATGAGAATGATTATAAAGTTTTTACTTCTAGTACTTATGTAGAAATAAAAAATGATGATAATCAGGTTTTTACACTAAAAAGAAATATAAAAGGTGGTGAAAATAACATAGTTAAAATATTTAAAGGAGGTATTTCTGAACTTAATTCTAAACCTGAATCTAAAACAGTTTTTATTGATAGAACAAGAAATCATGAAAGTGAAGTAGGATTTTATTCGTGGTTTGCTCATTTTATGAAAATGCCAGATATTCCTAAAGTCCTAAATCAAAAAGGAGATTATTCAGATTTGTACTTACAAACAATTTTTCCAGCTTTATTTATTGAGCAAACTAAAGGATGGTCAGATTTATTAGCCTCTATGCCTTACTTTGGTATCAAAGATAACAAACAAAGAACCATTGAATATCTTTTTAATTTAAAAGCTCTTAAAAACGATGTTGAAAAAGAGCGATTAAATGAAATTAAAAAAAGAATTACGGAAAGATGGACGACAACATTAGGAAAGTTAGATGTATTAGCTACAGCTAACTCAGGTAAATACTCCGAATTAGATGAAGTTCCTTTTCTAGATAGTAAAGATCTTGATTTTGTTTCCTTAAAAATATTGAAAGGAATAGATTCTGACAATTTTATTCCTATAAATGAATTAATAGAGGAGTTAAAAGAAAAAAAGAGCCTCATTAATTTACAACCAAAACTAATTGAAAATAAAAAACCTGAATTGAGACGTATTCTCAATCAACAAAAGGAAAAATATTTAGATTTTGTTGATTACTACAATAAATTTAATTTAAAATATCAATCTCAAAAATCTCAATTACTTTCATATCAAAATCATATTGAAGAATTAAAAGCTGAAATAGAAGTTAATAAGGATATAAAATATTTAACTGAAAAAGATCCTACAGTAAACGAATTAGATTCATGTCCCACTTGTTCTCAAAAAATCACACCTGAGATAATTAAAACAGATTTATCTATTGAGTTTAAAACCATAAAAGGAAATTTGAATTACCTTCAAAATCAAAAAAAATTACTTGAATCATCAATAAATGGACTAATAAAAACATTAGATGAAAAAGAAGTAATCAATTCAACCTTTATCAAAGAAATATCTGATTTAGAGTTAAGTATTAGACAAATTAAAAATGAACTTTTAGATCCTGACTCAATGCCATCTAGGTTAGAAATTCAAAAAGATATTTTGTTAGAAAATGAGATATTAAAATTAACTAAAGTCGAATCGGATTTCAAAGGTTTAATTAATGAACTTAGAGAAGTGAGCGTTTTATATGGAGAAAATAAAAGATTAATAGATAATTTTAAAATTAATGATGCAGATGATATTCTAAAACTAGAAAATTTCGAAACTTCATATAAAAATTTACTTTATAAATTTAATTATAGTAGTAATAAACCATTCAATGTTTCGGTTCAAAGAAAATTTCCTTTTAAATATTTCCCTATTTCAAAATATGGAAAAGAGATTCAAAAAATCCAAATGAGTTCTTCCTCTAGTGATTTCATACGTAATATTTGGGCTTATACTATTAGTCTATTAAAAGAAGCTGAAAATCATCCAGGCATTATTTTATTTGATGAACCAAGTCAACACTCTATGAAGAGTAGTAGTCTTGAACAGTTTTTTAAAACTGTTGCTGACCTTAAACAATTTCAAATAATAGTAGCTGCTTCAAGTGAAGAAAACAATAAAACTGAAGATAAAAAAACTTATTCATTAAATAATATTTTAAGTAAAATAGAACACAATGAATATATTATTACAGAAATGTCAATTCAAGAAATGGAAAGCTAATTAAAGAAAAATACATTGATTTTTTGTTTCTTTTGTATTAAAGTAAAAGATAGCGCAAAACGATATAATGAAATTTAATCGAAAAATAGCTGTAACATAGTTGGTGATATAAAACGCGCACGCGTCAATTATATTTACAGTTATGTTTAATACGCATTCCGCCGTTTTACTCATAACAATATACTTGTTCTATAATTTATATTATGAAATAGCAATCCGAGTAGTGACGGGGGCTACAGCGAAAAAGAGACAAAAAAAATCGTAATTGCACACTTTTTTTAACTAATTATTAGTTTTATTATATCTCGTGTTTTTTCATATTTGATTATGAGAAAGTTAAAGTTATCAATTTCGCCCGTTACGAGCGATTTTCAAACCCCGTACAAATATCTAGTGAATTTGCATGAGCGAAAAGTTTTATACTTCAGAAGCAAACGCAAGGCTCAGGATTTTGTAAGGGATTTTAGTAATTATGTTTGTGACACTATAAGGTTATGTTACGATATACACGTACAATTGTACACTCTGTATTTACATCATTCGTATACTATCAAACCCTATTCGTTAAACCAAATTAAACTCAAACTAGATGGTTTTCTTGATCTTACCGATAAATGGTCAAATGATTACGGAGACGGTTGGCAATCTTTGAAATTAAGCGGTTTTTTTAAAATCCTAAACCATATAGAAGATACAGCCATTGAGTTTATATCACACTTTAAAAAGTCAAATGATTACTACCATGTTAATAAGGTTAACGCCCAGCTTCAAATGGTCCATTTCTTTTATGAGAAATACGATATCATTTTCAAAAATGCTAAAGTTAATCTTAATTATAAGTCAAACACAATTAAGCTACTTGATTTAGAGCGCAAGGTTTCTTAGAGCATAACCTAAACGTTATGTACACTAAAAAACACCCACAACCGCTAAACACATTAGCAGAAGGTCAAAAATTTGTCTATTCTTTAAACGGTCTACCAACGACCAAAATTCAAACACACGTAAGATCGTTAGGCGATCATTACTCAGAAGTTGAGCTTTTTGATGGTGTGATTGAATTTGTTAACCCTAGAACTTACGTATATGGGTTACAAGAAAGATAATGTGAACTACAAAGCTCGTCGACAGTACATTCTAAATTTGTCTGACGAGCTTTTAAAAAACCCGAAAATTCCTGTTTACACCTATACTGAAGCTTATCAGCATATTGCCGATAATTTTTTGTTTTGTGATATCAGTACGATCTATCGTGCTTTAAAGTTACGTGCTGCAAAACAGGAACAGACCAACGCAAACACATTACGAACATTAAAATTATTATAGCCGTTATTCGAGCCATTTAAGCCCGTTTAACGGCTTTTTCTATTGGCTAGGCAAAACATAACGGTTGTGTCGAAAAAACGAAGCGAAGCCATAGCGTAGCTGAGTTTTTGAGTCTTGCTAGATGAACGCGCCTTGTACTTTTTCAATTAAAAATGGGGGTATTTCCCAATACTTTGACGTAAGTTATCTTGATATCGTCCGAAATGGTGACACTTCTGTACTAAAACAGAATCAAAAAACACCATTTAATCAAATAATCAAGAAGTATGAGCCTACACCAAATTTTCTAAACGATGTTAATCGAATCAAATTCAAACACGATTTACATAGACAAATCATGTCTAAACGTGGAAAGAATTTAAAAGAACTGGGTACACTTTCAAATAATCAAAAAAAGAGCTGTAAAAAAGTATGTGAAAATATCATCAACACCGTCATATTCAGTAGAGAAAGAAATTCAGACTATAAAACAGGTCAATACGTAGTATTTGTAACTCTAACACTGCCAAGCAAACAGCAACATTCAGACAAACAAATCAAGCGTTTACAAACACGCTATATTGAGA
This genomic stretch from Tenacibaculum jejuense harbors:
- a CDS encoding AAA family ATPase — its product is MIQINRLKLDIQGYSPSNTALKKRYGFDIPFKKGLNVIKGENTSGKSTIISCLFYSLCLEELKGAKNIRALDNSVKKEFSINENDYKVFTSSTYVEIKNDDNQVFTLKRNIKGGENNIVKIFKGGISELNSKPESKTVFIDRTRNHESEVGFYSWFAHFMKMPDIPKVLNQKGDYSDLYLQTIFPALFIEQTKGWSDLLASMPYFGIKDNKQRTIEYLFNLKALKNDVEKERLNEIKKRITERWTTTLGKLDVLATANSGKYSELDEVPFLDSKDLDFVSLKILKGIDSDNFIPINELIEELKEKKSLINLQPKLIENKKPELRRILNQQKEKYLDFVDYYNKFNLKYQSQKSQLLSYQNHIEELKAEIEVNKDIKYLTEKDPTVNELDSCPTCSQKITPEIIKTDLSIEFKTIKGNLNYLQNQKKLLESSINGLIKTLDEKEVINSTFIKEISDLELSIRQIKNELLDPDSMPSRLEIQKDILLENEILKLTKVESDFKGLINELREVSVLYGENKRLIDNFKINDADDILKLENFETSYKNLLYKFNYSSNKPFNVSVQRKFPFKYFPISKYGKEIQKIQMSSSSSDFIRNIWAYTISLLKEAENHPGIILFDEPSQHSMKSSSLEQFFKTVADLKQFQIIVAASSEENNKTEDKKTYSLNNILSKIEHNEYIITEMSIQEMES
- a CDS encoding ComEC/Rec2 family competence protein, with product MKVKQLNILKAHHGDCCIIELNNTNGEPYIILIDGGPRENFRTSLVHDLDKYKKIDLIILTHIDHDHIGGLLEYLGSSIADKHEFDKIIINAPNLLTVNNEGTQISMNEGLKFEKVLKEKRPEIKVIGNVTTETILDKFLPEGINIKILSPNNIALKELYLNWPKKEESNTQISIEEIIKAREFDVSFHELASKKDKEKSIKTDFVNASSIAFSIRVNNFHGLFMGDAHSSIITESLTKFYPDDVPVVFDYIKLSHHGSKYNISNAFLDQIICFNYIISTNGGAGRSKHPDRETIAKVICHKNMKEEKVKFYFNYPIKTIEEKTGKLFKDDEIKLFEYSEQNQIII